From Mytilus edulis chromosome 9, xbMytEdul2.2, whole genome shotgun sequence, the proteins below share one genomic window:
- the LOC139487856 gene encoding uncharacterized protein: MQIFQKIIIGTCSASFLMVMIGFITPGWLIIDVDFQKMQEWEMKSLPIEEQNQLKEEKARMEKNPNEPHMKDLRLRCGPFYVRSCVIVEIGKLTSDICVIMLSGSAIDTMETMMRINETGQQVMQITEEELHKNGIDLSIESMINMCRAIVVVCSLAFIQSFVSLILTFVYCCKRYPPKRLGVVGSVFLILSGTTTSIFLIIYLIIHGQYMSLIRSKHLEDVYDLGFPYSPTLCMFGSIMYFVCAGILIYLTLKSKGQYSYELMVIDTSKGGSTYIGKT; the protein is encoded by the exons ATGCagatatttcaaaaaataatcatagGAACTTGCAGTGCTAGTTTCCTGATGGTGATGATAGGATTTATAACACCAGGGTGGCTTATCATTGACGTTGATTTCCAAAAAATGCAGGAGTGGGAAATGAAGAGCCTACCTATTGAGGAACAGAACCAGTTGAAG GAAGAAAAAGCACGTATGGAAAAGAATCCGAATGAACCTCATATGAAAGATCTAAGATTAAGATGTGGACCATTCTACGTGCGGTCCTGTGTGATCGTTGAGATTGGAAAACTCACTTCTGATATATGTGTAATAATGTTATCAGGCAGTGCCATAGATACGATGGAAACTATGATGCGAATTAATGAAACAG GCCAGCAAGTTATGCAAATAACTGAGGAAGAGCTGCATAAAAATGGAATCGATTTATCGATAGAATCAA TGATTAATATGTGTAGAGCCATTGTTGTTGTTTGCTCGCTAGCTTTCATACAGTCATTTGTATCCTTGATTTTAACCTTCGTGTATTGTTGTAAGCGGTATCCACCAAAAAGACTTGGAGTTGTTGGGAGTGTCTTCTTAATTCTTTCAG gTACAACAACTTCCATCTTTTTAATCATATATTTGATCATACATGGACAGTACATGAGTTTGATTAGATCAAAACACCTTGAAGACGTATATGATTTGGGGTTTCCTTACTCGCCTACTTTATGTATGTTTGGATCTATCATGTATTTTGTATGTGCCGGCATACTCATTTATTTAACACTGAAATCAAAAGGACAATACAGTTATGAGTTGATGGTGATTGATACGTCGAAGGGTGGTAGTACGTATATTGGAAAGACTTGA